A region of Pseudomonas saponiphila DNA encodes the following proteins:
- the atpD gene encoding F0F1 ATP synthase subunit beta: protein MSSGRIVQIIGAVIDVEFPRDSVPSIYDALKVQGAETTLEVQQQLGDGVVRTIAMGSTEGLKRGLDVNNTGAAISVPVGKATLGRIMDVLGNPIDEAGPIGEEERWGIHRPAPSFAEQAGGNDLLETGIKVIDLVCPFAKGGKVGLFGGAGVGKTVNMMELIRNIAIEHSGYSVFAGVGERTREGNDFYHEMKDSNVLDKVALVYGQMNEPPGNRLRVALTGLTMAEKFRDEGNDVLLFVDNIYRYTLAGTEVSALLGRMPSAVGYQPTLAEEMGVLQERITSTKQGSITSIQAVYVPADDLTDPSPATTFAHLDATVVLSRDIASLGIYPAVDPLDSTSRQLDPNVIGNEHYETARGVQYVLQRYKELKDIIAILGMDELSEADKQLVSRARKIQRFLSQPFFVAEVFTGSPGKYVSLKDTIAGFKGILNGDYDHLPEQAFYMVGGIEEAIEKAKKL, encoded by the coding sequence ATGAGTAGCGGACGTATCGTTCAAATCATCGGCGCCGTTATCGACGTGGAATTTCCACGCGACAGCGTACCGAGCATCTACGACGCCTTGAAGGTTCAAGGCGCCGAAACCACTCTGGAAGTTCAGCAGCAGCTGGGCGACGGCGTGGTGCGTACCATTGCGATGGGCTCCACCGAAGGCTTGAAGCGCGGTCTGGACGTCAACAACACTGGCGCAGCCATCTCCGTACCGGTCGGTAAAGCGACCCTGGGCCGGATCATGGACGTACTGGGCAACCCGATCGACGAAGCCGGTCCTATCGGTGAAGAAGAGCGTTGGGGTATCCACCGTCCAGCTCCTTCCTTCGCAGAACAGGCAGGCGGCAACGACCTGCTGGAAACCGGGATCAAGGTAATTGACCTGGTTTGCCCGTTCGCCAAGGGCGGTAAAGTTGGTCTGTTCGGTGGTGCCGGTGTGGGCAAGACCGTAAACATGATGGAACTGATCCGTAACATCGCCATCGAGCACAGCGGTTATTCCGTGTTCGCCGGTGTGGGTGAGCGTACTCGTGAGGGTAACGACTTCTACCACGAGATGAAGGATTCCAACGTTCTGGACAAGGTTGCTCTGGTCTACGGCCAGATGAACGAGCCACCAGGAAACCGTCTGCGCGTAGCGCTGACCGGCCTGACCATGGCCGAGAAGTTCCGTGACGAAGGTAACGACGTTCTGCTGTTCGTCGACAACATCTACCGTTACACCCTGGCCGGTACCGAAGTATCCGCACTGCTGGGCCGTATGCCTTCCGCAGTAGGCTACCAGCCGACCCTGGCTGAAGAGATGGGCGTTCTGCAAGAACGTATCACTTCGACCAAGCAAGGCTCGATCACTTCGATCCAAGCGGTATACGTACCTGCGGACGACTTGACCGACCCGTCGCCAGCGACCACCTTCGCCCACTTGGACGCCACCGTCGTTCTGTCCCGTGACATCGCTTCCCTGGGTATCTACCCAGCGGTAGACCCACTGGACTCGACTTCCCGTCAGTTGGACCCGAACGTGATCGGCAACGAACACTACGAGACTGCTCGCGGCGTTCAGTACGTACTGCAGCGTTACAAAGAGCTGAAGGACATCATCGCGATCCTGGGTATGGACGAGCTGTCGGAAGCCGACAAGCAGTTGGTATCCCGTGCTCGTAAGATCCAGCGCTTCTTGTCGCAGCCGTTCTTCGTGGCTGAAGTCTTCACTGGTTCTCCAGGCAAATACGTTTCCCTGAAAGACACCATCGCTGGCTTCAAAGGCATCCTCAACGGTGACTACGACCACCTGCCAGAACAAGCGTTCTACATGGTCGGCGGCATCGAAGAAGCGATCGAGAAAGCCAAGAAACTGTAA
- a CDS encoding F0F1 ATP synthase subunit epsilon — protein sequence MAMTVHCDIVSAEGEIFSGLVEMVVAHGELGDLGIALGHAPLITNLKPGPIRLIKQGGETEVFYISGGFLEVQPNMVKVLADTVQRAADLDEASAQEAVKAAEKALNEKGADFDYGSAAARLAEAAAQLRTVQQIRKKFGG from the coding sequence ATGGCTATGACAGTCCATTGCGATATCGTCAGCGCGGAAGGGGAAATCTTCTCCGGTCTGGTGGAGATGGTGGTTGCGCACGGTGAACTGGGTGATCTTGGTATCGCTCTGGGTCACGCACCGCTGATCACCAACCTGAAGCCAGGTCCGATCCGCTTGATCAAGCAGGGCGGGGAAACCGAGGTGTTCTACATCTCCGGTGGTTTCCTCGAGGTTCAGCCGAACATGGTCAAGGTTCTTGCCGACACCGTGCAACGTGCTGCCGACCTGGACGAAGCCTCCGCTCAGGAAGCCGTCAAGGCTGCTGAGAAGGCCCTGAATGAAAAAGGCGCAGATTTCGACTACGGTTCTGCTGCTGCACGTCTGGCCGAGGCCGCAGCTCAGCTGCGTACCGTCCAGCAGATCCGCAAGAAGTTCGGCGGCTAA
- the glmU gene encoding bifunctional UDP-N-acetylglucosamine diphosphorylase/glucosamine-1-phosphate N-acetyltransferase GlmU — translation MSLEIVILAAGQGTRMRSALPKVLHPIAGNSMLGHVIHSARQLDPQRIHVVIGHGADAVRERLAADDLNFVLQDKQLGTGHAVAQAVPFITADTVLILYGDVPLIEVETLQRLLKQAGPEQLGLLTVELDDPTGYGRIVRDASGKVTAIVEQKDADEAQRAITEGNTGILAVPGKRLGDWTGRLSNNNAQGEYYLTDVIAMAVSDGLIVATEQPDDAMEVQGANDRKQLAELERHYQLRAARRLMAQGVTLRDPARFDVRGEVTVGRDVLIDINVILEGRVVIEDDVVIGPNCVIKDCTLGKGAVIKANSHLDGAVLGEGSDAGPFARLRPGTVLEARAHVGNFVELKNAHLGQGAKAGHLTYLGDAVIGARTNIGAGTITCNYDGVNKHKTVLGEDVFIGSNNSLVAPVDILSGATTAAGSTITQNVAPAQLAVGRARQKNIDGWKRPEKIKKD, via the coding sequence ATGTCTCTCGAAATCGTTATCCTCGCCGCGGGTCAAGGCACTCGCATGCGTTCGGCGCTGCCCAAGGTGCTGCACCCGATCGCCGGCAACTCCATGCTCGGGCATGTTATCCACAGCGCCCGGCAACTTGATCCACAGCGCATTCACGTGGTGATCGGCCACGGAGCGGATGCGGTGCGCGAGCGCCTGGCGGCCGATGATTTGAATTTCGTGTTGCAGGACAAGCAGCTGGGCACCGGTCATGCCGTCGCCCAGGCCGTGCCTTTCATCACGGCCGACACCGTGCTGATCCTCTACGGCGATGTGCCGCTGATCGAAGTCGAGACTCTGCAGCGTCTGCTCAAGCAGGCGGGGCCGGAGCAACTGGGCCTGCTCACCGTCGAGCTGGATGACCCGACCGGCTACGGGCGCATCGTTCGTGACGCCAGTGGCAAGGTCACCGCCATCGTCGAGCAGAAGGATGCCGACGAGGCCCAGCGCGCGATCACCGAAGGCAACACCGGGATTCTCGCGGTGCCTGGCAAACGCCTCGGCGACTGGACTGGCCGGCTGTCCAACAACAACGCCCAGGGCGAGTACTACCTCACCGACGTGATCGCCATGGCGGTCAGCGATGGCCTGATCGTTGCCACCGAACAGCCGGACGACGCCATGGAAGTGCAGGGCGCCAACGACCGCAAGCAACTGGCCGAGCTGGAGCGCCACTACCAGCTGCGCGCCGCGCGCCGGTTGATGGCCCAGGGCGTGACCTTGCGCGACCCCGCACGTTTCGACGTGCGTGGCGAAGTCACCGTCGGCCGCGACGTGCTGATCGATATCAACGTGATTCTCGAAGGCCGGGTGGTGATCGAGGACGACGTGGTGATCGGGCCCAACTGCGTGATCAAGGACTGCACCCTGGGCAAGGGCGCGGTGATCAAGGCCAACAGCCACCTCGATGGCGCGGTACTGGGCGAGGGCAGCGATGCCGGTCCGTTCGCCCGCCTGCGCCCCGGCACCGTGCTGGAGGCCCGTGCCCATGTGGGTAACTTCGTCGAACTGAAGAATGCCCACCTGGGCCAGGGCGCCAAGGCCGGTCACCTGACCTACCTGGGCGACGCGGTGATCGGTGCCCGCACCAACATCGGCGCCGGCACCATCACCTGCAACTACGACGGGGTGAACAAGCACAAGACGGTGCTGGGCGAAGACGTGTTCATCGGTTCCAACAACTCCCTGGTGGCGCCTGTGGATATCTTGTCTGGTGCCACCACCGCAGCCGGTTCCACCATTACCCAGAACGTGGCGCCAGCCCAGCTGGCGGTGGGGCGAGCGCGGCAGAAGAACATCGACGGCTGGAAGCGGCCGGAGAAGATCAAGAAGGACTGA
- the atpG gene encoding F0F1 ATP synthase subunit gamma produces MAGAKEIRSKIASIKSTQKITSAMEKVAVSKMRKAQMRMAASRPYAERIRQVIGHLANANPEYRHPFMIDRAIKRVGYIVVSSDRGLCGGLNTNLFKALVKDMAVNREQGVEIDLCVVGSKGAAFFRNFGGNVVAAISHLGEEPSINDLIGSVKVMLDAYLEGRIDRLSVVSNKFINTMTQQPTVEQLIPLEATPDQELKHHWDYLYEPDAKELLDGLMVRYVESQVYQAVVENNAAEQAARMIAMKNATDNAGDLISDLQLIYNKARQAAITQEISEIVGGAAAV; encoded by the coding sequence ATGGCAGGCGCAAAAGAGATTCGCAGTAAGATTGCGAGCATCAAAAGCACGCAAAAAATTACCAGCGCCATGGAAAAAGTGGCGGTCAGCAAAATGCGCAAGGCACAAATGCGCATGGCTGCTAGCCGTCCTTATGCGGAGCGCATCCGCCAGGTTATTGGTCATCTGGCCAACGCCAACCCGGAATATCGTCACCCGTTCATGATCGACCGTGCTATCAAGCGCGTCGGTTATATCGTGGTGAGCAGTGACCGTGGTCTGTGTGGTGGCTTGAACACCAACCTGTTCAAGGCCCTGGTCAAGGACATGGCGGTAAACCGCGAACAAGGCGTCGAGATCGATCTGTGTGTGGTCGGTAGCAAGGGTGCGGCCTTCTTCCGCAACTTCGGCGGTAACGTCGTTGCAGCTATCAGCCATCTGGGTGAAGAGCCGTCGATCAACGATCTGATCGGCAGCGTCAAGGTGATGCTGGATGCGTACCTGGAAGGCCGGATTGACCGCCTGTCCGTGGTATCCAACAAGTTCATCAACACCATGACTCAGCAGCCGACCGTGGAGCAGTTGATTCCACTGGAGGCAACCCCGGATCAAGAACTCAAGCACCACTGGGACTATCTCTACGAACCGGACGCCAAGGAGCTGCTGGACGGCTTGATGGTCCGTTACGTGGAGTCGCAGGTCTACCAGGCGGTGGTCGAGAACAACGCAGCTGAACAAGCCGCGCGGATGATCGCAATGAAGAACGCTACCGACAACGCCGGTGACTTGATCAGCGATTTGCAGCTGATCTACAACAAGGCGCGTCAGGCTGCGATCACCCAAGAGATCTCGGAAATCGTCGGCGGCGCTGCCGCGGTTTAA
- a CDS encoding DeoR/GlpR family DNA-binding transcription regulator: MSKRNTPQRRHNILALLNELGEVSVDALAKRFETSEVTIRKDLAALESNGLLLRRYGGAITMPQELVSDLGQPVSLYKQAIARAAVQRIREHARIIIDSGSTTAAMIPELGLQPGLVVMTNSLNVANALSELEHEPVLLMTGGTWDPHSESFQGQVAEQVLRSYDFDQLFIGADGIDLARGTTTFNELLGLSRVMAEVAREVVVMVESDKIGRKIPNLELPWSSVHTLITDDRLPLEVRDQIQARGITLICAAVS; encoded by the coding sequence ATGTCGAAACGCAACACTCCCCAACGCCGCCACAACATCCTTGCCTTGCTCAACGAACTGGGCGAAGTGAGCGTGGACGCCCTGGCCAAGCGCTTCGAAACCTCTGAAGTTACGATTCGAAAGGATCTGGCCGCCCTGGAGAGCAATGGCCTGTTGCTGCGTCGCTACGGTGGCGCCATCACCATGCCCCAGGAGCTGGTCAGCGACCTCGGCCAGCCTGTGTCGCTCTACAAGCAAGCCATTGCCCGCGCCGCGGTGCAGCGCATCCGCGAACACGCGCGGATCATCATCGACAGTGGCAGCACCACCGCCGCGATGATCCCCGAACTGGGCCTGCAGCCAGGCCTGGTGGTCATGACCAACTCGCTGAATGTGGCCAATGCCCTGAGCGAGCTGGAGCACGAGCCGGTGCTACTGATGACCGGTGGCACCTGGGACCCGCATTCCGAGTCCTTCCAGGGCCAAGTGGCCGAACAGGTTCTACGCTCATACGACTTCGACCAGCTGTTTATCGGTGCCGATGGCATCGACCTGGCCCGCGGCACCACCACCTTCAACGAACTGCTGGGGCTGAGCCGGGTCATGGCCGAAGTGGCGCGTGAAGTGGTGGTGATGGTCGAATCCGACAAGATCGGCCGCAAGATTCCCAACCTGGAACTGCCATGGAGCAGCGTCCATACCCTTATTACCGATGATCGCCTGCCCTTAGAGGTCCGCGACCAAATCCAGGCCCGCGGCATAACTCTGATTTGCGCGGCTGTCAGCTAG
- the glmS gene encoding glutamine--fructose-6-phosphate transaminase (isomerizing) → MCGIVGAVAERNITAILLEGLKRLEYRGYDSAGVAVYTNAGKLERMRRPGKVSELEQALAGEPLVGRLGIAHTRWATHGAPCERNAHPHFSGDLAIVHNGIIENHEALRAQLSALGYAFTSDTDTEVIAHLLDHKLKDLGDLTVALKATVKELHGAYGLAVISASQPDRLVAARSGSPLVIGLGLGENFLASDQLALRQVTDRFMYLEEGDIAEIRRDGVQIWDIDGQAVEREAVQYRDGAEAAEKGEFRHFMLKEIHEQPSVVQRTLEGRLSANQVLVQAFGPQAAELFAKVRNVQIVACGTSYHAGMVARYWLEELAGIPCQVEVASEFRYRKVVVQPDTLFVTISQSGETADTLAALRNAKELGFLASLAICNVGISSLVRESDLTLLTQAGREIGVASTKAFTTQLVGLLLLTLSLGQVRGTLAAGVEAELVEELRRLPIRLGEALAMDGVVEKTAELFADKHHTLFLGRGAQYPVAMEGSLKLKEISYIHAEAYPAGELKHGPLALVDNDMPVVTVAPNNELLEKLKSNLQEVRARGGELIVFADEQAGMTNGEGTHVIQMPHIHDILSPILYTIPLQLLSYYVAVLKGTDVDQPRNLAKSVTVE, encoded by the coding sequence ATGTGTGGAATTGTTGGCGCCGTTGCTGAACGCAATATCACCGCCATTTTGCTGGAAGGCCTCAAGCGCCTCGAATACCGCGGCTACGACAGCGCCGGTGTCGCGGTCTACACCAACGCCGGCAAGCTTGAGCGCATGCGTCGCCCGGGCAAGGTCAGCGAACTGGAACAGGCCCTGGCCGGCGAGCCGCTGGTGGGCCGCCTGGGTATCGCCCACACCCGCTGGGCCACCCATGGCGCGCCGTGCGAGCGTAATGCTCATCCGCATTTCTCCGGTGACCTGGCGATCGTGCACAACGGCATCATCGAGAACCACGAAGCCCTGCGCGCGCAACTCAGCGCACTGGGTTACGCGTTCACCTCGGACACCGACACCGAAGTCATCGCCCACCTGCTGGACCACAAGCTCAAGGACCTGGGCGACCTCACTGTGGCGCTGAAGGCCACCGTCAAGGAACTGCATGGCGCCTATGGCCTGGCCGTGATCAGCGCCAGCCAGCCGGACCGCCTGGTGGCGGCTCGCAGCGGCAGCCCGCTGGTGATCGGCCTGGGCCTGGGAGAAAACTTCCTCGCCTCCGACCAGTTGGCCCTGCGCCAGGTCACCGACCGCTTCATGTACCTGGAAGAAGGCGATATCGCCGAGATCCGCCGCGACGGCGTGCAGATCTGGGACATCGACGGCCAGGCCGTGGAGCGTGAGGCGGTGCAGTATCGCGATGGCGCCGAAGCGGCGGAGAAGGGCGAGTTCCGTCACTTCATGCTCAAGGAAATCCACGAACAACCGTCCGTGGTGCAACGCACCCTGGAAGGCCGCCTGAGCGCCAATCAGGTGCTGGTCCAGGCCTTTGGTCCGCAAGCCGCCGAGCTGTTCGCCAAGGTGCGCAACGTGCAGATCGTCGCCTGCGGCACCAGCTACCACGCCGGCATGGTGGCCCGTTACTGGCTGGAAGAACTGGCCGGCATTCCGTGCCAGGTGGAAGTTGCCAGCGAGTTCCGCTATCGCAAGGTGGTGGTGCAGCCCGACACCCTGTTCGTGACCATCTCCCAGTCCGGCGAAACCGCCGACACCCTGGCGGCTTTGCGCAATGCCAAAGAGCTGGGCTTCCTCGCCAGCCTGGCGATCTGCAACGTCGGCATCAGCTCCCTGGTGCGTGAATCCGACCTGACCCTGCTGACCCAGGCCGGGCGCGAAATCGGTGTGGCCTCCACCAAGGCCTTCACCACCCAGCTGGTGGGCCTGTTGCTGCTGACCCTGTCCCTGGGCCAGGTGCGTGGCACCCTGGCCGCCGGCGTCGAAGCCGAACTGGTGGAAGAGTTGCGCCGCCTGCCGATCCGCCTGGGCGAAGCCCTGGCCATGGACGGTGTGGTGGAAAAGACCGCCGAGCTGTTTGCCGACAAGCACCACACCCTGTTCCTCGGTCGTGGTGCCCAGTACCCGGTGGCAATGGAAGGCTCCCTCAAGCTCAAGGAGATTTCCTACATCCACGCCGAAGCCTACCCGGCCGGTGAGCTCAAGCACGGTCCGCTGGCCCTTGTGGATAACGACATGCCGGTGGTCACCGTGGCGCCGAACAACGAGCTGTTGGAAAAACTCAAATCCAACCTGCAGGAAGTGCGTGCCCGAGGCGGCGAGCTGATCGTGTTTGCCGACGAACAAGCCGGCATGACCAATGGCGAAGGCACCCACGTGATCCAGATGCCGCACATCCACGACATCCTCTCGCCGATTCTCTACACCATCCCGCTGCAGCTGCTGTCCTACTACGTTGCCGTACTCAAGGGCACCGACGTCGACCAGCCGCGCAACCTGGCCAAGTCAGTCACCGTGGAGTGA